AAACGGGTACTTAATACTCCAAAAGACGATACGGATATTATATCCGTATGCGACAGACTGATTATCTCATTGCAAAAGGCAGCGGAAAATGCCAAGAAAATGATAGGCATTCTTAATGATATGAAAAGTATATTTTCCTAACCCTCCACCTTTACACCAACCTTTTTTGAACTGCTAAAATAATGTAGTAAAAACGAAAAAGGAGGACAGGTTGATGGAAGAAATCATCAGCGTAAAACAACTTTCAAAATCTTATGGCAGATTGAATGCCGTGCAGGGCCTGGATTTGTCAGTAACACAAGGTTCGGTCTTCGGGTTGCTTGGGGCAAACGGTGCAGGAAAAAGCACCACAATCGAATGTATGTTAGGCACAAGAAAACCCGATGCAGGTACGGTTTCCATTTTAGGGATGGACCCACTCCTGCAAAGAAAACAGCTTTTTGAAAATGTCGGTGTTCAATTCCAGGAAGCGAATTATCAAGATAAAGTGACGGTTTCCGAATTGTGCGAAGTAACACAGTCACTCTATAAGAATGCTGCAGATTATGGGGAACTTCTGAAACAGTTTGGCATCTTTGATAAAGCAAAAAGTATGGTAAAGGAGCTTTCAGGAGGACAGCGGCAAAAGCTGTTTATTGTTTTGGCTTTGATACCGCAGCCTAAAGTTGTTTTTCTGGACGAGCTGACCACGGGGCTTGACGCAAAAGCCAGACGAGAGGTATGGAAAATCTTATCTGACCTCAAAGAAAAAGGACTGACCATTTTTCTGACCTCGCATTTTATGGATGAGGTAGAAGCATTATGCGACACAATCTGCATACTAAAAAGGGGGAAAGCCGTCTTTTATGGAACAGTAGAAGAAGCCATTGCAGGCAGTCCTTATGACAAATTTGAAGATGCGTACTTATGGTATTCTGACGAGGGGGTAAGCGAAAATGAGAACATTTAAAACAATACTGAAAAACGAAATGAAACTGTCCCTGAGGGATATGAACATGGTCATATTTGCAATCTGTATTCCACTCGTGGTTTTGATTATACTTGGCGTTATTTACGGCGACAAACCAGCTTTTGAAGGTGCAGAGTACACATTTCTCGATCAGTCCTTTGGAGCGTTGTCAACGATTGCGATTTGTTCAGGCGGCGTTATGGGGTTGCCTCTTGTGGTATCCGATTACCGAAGCAGAAAGATATTGAAACGCTTTAAGGTCACTCCTGTCAGCCCCGTAATGATTTTAACGGTGCAGGTGGCGATTTACATAATTTATTCCGTTGCATCGCTTGCATTGCTCTATATAGTATCAACGCTCTTTTTTGGCTTCCACCTGCTTGGTTCTCTGCCTGCTTTCCTTGGCGGATATATATTGGTAATGCTCTCCATATTCAGCATCGGAATGATGGTTGGGGGAATATCTCCCAACTCTCAGACAGCGAGCGTAATTGCAAGCCTGCTCTATTTCCCAATGCTTATTTTTTCTGGAGCAACCCTGCCGTATGAGGAAATGCCGAGTGCATTGCAAAAGATAGCGGATATTCTGCCTTTGACACAGGGGATAAAGATTTTGAAAGCTGCTTCGTTAGGACTTCCAATCGAAAATATTTTTGTTCCGCTTATTGTCATGGCGGTACTTGCTGTCATTTGTATCGGTGTGTCTTTTCGCTTTTTCAGATGGGAGTAACAAGTAATATGGAATGGCTCATATTCTTTCTTTGTGGGAGAAAAATCCGTAATAGGATTAGAGAGGACACGATGTCTGCCTGCCCGCTAAACGCCTCCTCTGGGGAAATTTTTTGAAATGATTTTCAGGGTATAGAGCAGACCGCAGAAAACAACAAATTTCGCCCGGCAGGTCGTAGGCCAATCGGGCGAATATAGAAGTATTATGAAGTTGATTTACATGGTATAGTACATACTCGGTAAATGTGGCATGAAAAGAGGGCTGCTGTAGGCTACCTTTATTTTGTTTGGGCGCATGAAAATCCCGTCACCACAACAACGGTTTTTCTATTACCCGTTTTGCAGCTGTGCCATACCCTTTGTTTCATAATAATCGGTTCTCGTCATACCATATAAATAGTAATCGCAATAGGTATTCACCATTTTACCGTCGCGGATATGTCCCTCACGCTTAAACCCTGCTTTTTCCAGTGTTTTATATGACGCGATATTTAGAACATGGACATCAGTCCATAATCGTCGCAATTCTGTTTTTTCAAAACAGAAAATCACTACTTCAGTTAATGCTTCTGCCATAAAACCGTTTCCTTGATAAATCGGGGAAAGCCGGAACGCCACCTTTGCCATACGATCATTTTCAATGAGATATACCCACATCTCACCAATTACTTTATTGTCCTTTTTATAAACAATTCCCCAATGAAAGCTCTTTGTAGGTCGTTCCTTTTTTTGAAATAACAATTCCGGGTTTAAGTCACTTTTTCCGGGACGTTTCCCCCAATATTGATACAACGATTTGTCACCCAACCATTCTTTCAAATCATCAATATCATCATACTGCAAAGGACGTAATAGGAGCCTTTCTGTATCAAGTATCGGTTTGTTCTGAATATAATCTTGTAGTTTCATAAAGCCCTCTTAGAAATTGAATACTTGTTCCCAATTAAAGTAGCCGGACGCTTCTGTGCTTCTCGGCCATTCACTGCACCATACGGGAACGCCGGGGGTCTCCACTCTGTCAAAACTCGGCGTATATGGCTTTATATCCAATACGGGAGTGCTGTCGTTCGCGTCAATAAAAGTAAGCCGAATAATTCCCCTGTTAAGATCAATACTGATAATTTCTGATGTTGTTAAAGCAATAGGGTTAGGACGGGCGGGCGACCTTGTGGCGAAAACGCCCATTACTGATGGTGCATTTTTATAGGGCTGTTCGGTTTGTAGTATCTTTCTGTCTGATTGATTATCACAATCACTGAACCACCACACTACATTGATATGACTAAATCCTTCCAATGCTTGCAGTCCGGGAATATATTCCGGCTCTAATTCTATAAATGCTCCGTTGTGATCATTCTTTACCTTTCCAATAGGTTTTAATTGATAATCGTTCATATCGTACCTCCTGTTTTTCGTTGTGAGTTCAGTATAATACCTCACATCATGTGAGATACAAGAGGGAAAATAAAAATGCCCTGCATTTTTGCAGGACATTACTACCTTAATTCCAAAGGTATTTGTATTTCAGTCAGGTACTTCGCCGGATTACATTCATTCCACGACCCTCTATGCACAATTTGGCGCATAGGATTGGACATTTGATATTCACTGTTTTTTTGCAGCCATTCAGCAAAAGCAATATATGCTCCTTTGATATTTGAAAAATCACCATACACCATCGTGCAGGCCATAACAGGTACAGGCTCAATCGTGCGGAAACAGAATGGAGCAATATTTTTACACGGTTTATTTACAGGAACGCATAACTCAATATCTACATTTTGTTCTTTATACTCTGTGTCGTGATAAACGGAAAATGTATGATTGGACATTTCTATTTTCTGCTCTTTGGCAAAAGCAGAAAGTTCATTCCATAAATCACCCTCGGAGTAATATGTCGGAACAACTCTACGCAAAGATAACACTTGATACTCTGGTATCGCCTTAATGGAAATATTGTAATGAAGTTCCCCTT
The Ruminococcus gauvreauii genome window above contains:
- a CDS encoding ABC transporter ATP-binding protein; the protein is MEEIISVKQLSKSYGRLNAVQGLDLSVTQGSVFGLLGANGAGKSTTIECMLGTRKPDAGTVSILGMDPLLQRKQLFENVGVQFQEANYQDKVTVSELCEVTQSLYKNAADYGELLKQFGIFDKAKSMVKELSGGQRQKLFIVLALIPQPKVVFLDELTTGLDAKARREVWKILSDLKEKGLTIFLTSHFMDEVEALCDTICILKRGKAVFYGTVEEAIAGSPYDKFEDAYLWYSDEGVSENENI
- a CDS encoding ABC transporter permease, whose translation is MRTFKTILKNEMKLSLRDMNMVIFAICIPLVVLIILGVIYGDKPAFEGAEYTFLDQSFGALSTIAICSGGVMGLPLVVSDYRSRKILKRFKVTPVSPVMILTVQVAIYIIYSVASLALLYIVSTLFFGFHLLGSLPAFLGGYILVMLSIFSIGMMVGGISPNSQTASVIASLLYFPMLIFSGATLPYEEMPSALQKIADILPLTQGIKILKAASLGLPIENIFVPLIVMAVLAVICIGVSFRFFRWE
- a CDS encoding GNAT family N-acetyltransferase; amino-acid sequence: MKLQDYIQNKPILDTERLLLRPLQYDDIDDLKEWLGDKSLYQYWGKRPGKSDLNPELLFQKKERPTKSFHWGIVYKKDNKVIGEMWVYLIENDRMAKVAFRLSPIYQGNGFMAEALTEVVIFCFEKTELRRLWTDVHVLNIASYKTLEKAGFKREGHIRDGKMVNTYCDYYLYGMTRTDYYETKGMAQLQNG
- a CDS encoding SAM-dependent methyltransferase, whose product is MNDYQLKPIGKVKNDHNGAFIELEPEYIPGLQALEGFSHINVVWWFSDCDNQSDRKILQTEQPYKNAPSVMGVFATRSPARPNPIALTTSEIISIDLNRGIIRLTFIDANDSTPVLDIKPYTPSFDRVETPGVPVWCSEWPRSTEASGYFNWEQVFNF
- a CDS encoding MerR family transcriptional regulator; amino-acid sequence: MFRIGEFSKLTQVSIRMLRYYDEVGLLKPAEVDKWTGHRMYSVTQIPRLNRILYLRDSGFLVSEIALALEMNDRLLLETLEKKRLEIEQTIQNEQEKIRKIAIAKNEIQENKGELHYNISIKAIPEYQVLSLRRVVPTYYSEGDLWNELSAFAKEQKIEMSNHTFSVYHDTEYKEQNVDIELCVPVNKPCKNIAPFCFRTIEPVPVMACTMVYGDFSNIKGAYIAFAEWLQKNSEYQMSNPMRQIVHRGSWNECNPAKYLTEIQIPLELR